CAGCAAACTTTCACACTCCTACCGGATCTTACACACTTCGCTTTCCAGTGAAATGAGTGCTGACCGCGCGCATCAGGTTGGCGCGCATGAAGCACTGACTAAATTCGATGCCACAGAACTGGTTCAGGCGATGCTAAGAGGCGCAGAGCAGATAGAAGCCATCAAAAGCTAAAGTAACGGCAAAAAAGTAAAACGGCGAACAAGGTGCCATCACATAAGATCTTTAATATCTTCTGCTGATGGCACATCTTTTAACAGCAGATTTTCAAAATCAAGCAGGCTGATAGGTTTACTCAGGTAATACCCCTGGTAGATATGCACACCAAACAGGCGCAGCAGATTAAACTGCTCCTCTGTCTCAACCCCTTCTGATACCACCTGAATCTCAAAGTTCTTTCCAAGGTCAATAATAGACTTAACCATTAGCACTGATGACTTATCGACGTGAATGTCACGCACAAATGACTGATCAATCTTAAGCTCGTCAATTGGCAGATTCTTCAGATAACTCAGGGAAGAGTAACCGGTGCCAAAGTCATCCAGCGAAACTCTGAAACCGTGACTGCGAAGTTTGTTCAGTTTCCTTACCGTATCTTCCACATCCTGTAGCAACACGGATTCCGTGATTTCAAGAACCAGATAAGCAGGGTCTATACCGTAACTCTCTACAATACTGATCAGATCTTTCTCAAACTCTCTTTGCCAGAGTTGCTTGGCACTGATATTAACTGAAAGACTCAGGTTTCTGGTATGAGGCGCCGCCTGCCAGCTCTTAAGCAGAGCACAGGACTGACGAATAATAGATTCCCCTAACGGCAGGATCAGATTGGACTCTTCCGCTATATCAATAAACTGAATCGGCGAAATCACACCTTTATCCGGGTGATACCAGCGAACCAGAGCTTCGGCACCGATAATTTTATTCGAGCTATTGTATTTTGGCTGAACAAAGATACGGAAATCCTCATCCCGGATAGAGTTGCGGATACTTTTCTGGATAACGCTTTCATTATCCAGCTCTTGTTGCTGTTCAAGATCAAATACCTTAGCCGCATTTTTACCCCCCTGCTTCACCCGGTATAAAGCAAGATCTGCAAGCTGAAGCAACTTCTCAGGGTTAACGTCATCCGTCCGGTAGATTATCCCGCCAATACTGACCGTATTATGGTAGTCGATGGTGATTTCATTGGTGGTCAGCGCTATGGTCATACTAAGCTGTTTATGGATTTCATCGGCAAACAACTGAGCCATCAGTGCCGCTTTGTCGCACTGAGGGCTGACATATTCGATAATGACAACAAACTCGTCACCACCAAACCGGTAAACGGTGTTTTGTATATTCTGAATGTCAGTCAGCCTTCTGCTGATTTCCAGCAGCAGGTTGTCCCCCATCTGGTGGCCGTAGGAATCATTAATATTCTTAAAGCGGTCCAGATCTAAGAACAGTACGGCGCCATAGTTCAGATCGGTGCTGCTGTTTTGAGCAATTTCCGACAGTTTGATCTCCATGGTGCGTCGGTTTGGCAAACCTGTCAGGCTATCGAAATAGGCCAGTCTTTCTACCTGCTCCTGATTGATCACCTGTGTGGTGATATCCTGCATCAGCCCCACAATCCAGGTCGCTTTGCCCTCATTATTGCGCTCTACAACTTTCGCCCTGTCCCAGACCCAGATCACCTTTCTGTCCGGACGGCGAATTCTGTACTCAATGTCATAAATTCTGCCATCGAGCAGATCCTTAACCGCTTCCAGAACCAGGGGTCTGTCCTGCTCCAGCACCGATTCAAAAAACTCCGGATAAGAGAAGTCTTTGATGGTCATTCCGGTTATATTCTGCCACTCCTCATTGTGGAACATCTCGTTGCTGACTGTATTCCACTCCCATAAACCCTCTTTCGATACATCAAGCGCTGACTTCAATCGCTGGCGGTTTCTGTCTGCATCGTTTTTTAACCGAACCAATTCTGTCACGTCATTATCGATCACCAGTAAGTTTTTCTTATCATTGGCATCACGGATGGGGATTTTTACAGAATGGAAGTGCAGCGTTTCTCCCGAGTCGCCATCAAGCTGTTCGGTAAATGAAGTCTGAGTAGAGCCGCCATTGATAATATTGCGAAGTTTACTCAGATACTCATCTTTGCTCTCTTCTGAGGCCAGAAGCTGAAACTCCTCTTTACCATTCAGCTCTATCGGCCTGGCACCGTATTTAGTTGCAAGCGCCTTGTTACAATACTCAATCCGGCCATTCCAGTTTTTTACCAGCACTGGCTCCGGCATGGCGTCAATTATCTTTTTCAGCACCTCAGAGCGCTGGTTGGATATTCTGGCGTCGGTATACACTTTGGCAGCGAAAACAAAAGAGATAACGCCTGTTGCCGTTGCAACGAAGTCCAGTCCCAGGTTCATCAGCAGCAACATAGTTGCTTTGTAGTTAGCCGCAGTCAGACCTTCGAATTTAAAAGTGTAGATGGTAGAAACATAATCGGAGAATCGTTCAACCCAGGTTGGGTAAAACGAGGTAATCAGCTGGATTGACAGGCACAACATCAGGGATGCCACGAACCCAAACAATGGCTTTTTGCTCAGCTCTGTATTGAAAAGATTTCCCTGCATGCACCTAACCTGGTAACTGACTTAACTCTGTCCTGTGTAAGTCACAATCGAGTAAATTAGTGATTTCTATATCTTGAATTAAGCTTTGTACACCAACAGGACAATTTCAAGGCTATATATTGAAATGGTGAGCCTTTCCCACCGAAAACTTATATAAAAATCTCGAAATGTAGACACAAGAGACAAAGCGAAAAGCTCTGTTGCCGTATGTTGTTTCGCTTGTCAGACAATGGTAAAACAGTAACTAATTCAAAAAATTTGAATGGAAAAAGAAGCCAGGCAGACTGAGGGCTAAACCGGTCGTAAACCAGTAACCATTTTTTACCCTGTAGAATTTAACCTAATCATGATATTTACCCGGACATAAATGACTCAATCAATACTCGTTGTCGACGACAAACTAAACGTTCAAAAGCTGATATCTGACTTTCTTACCAGCAAAGGTTATCAGGTAAATTGCGCCTCAAACGGCCGTGATGCCCTGCTGCAACTGAAAAAGCAGACGCCAGACTTAATTCTGCTTGATGTAATGATGCCCCAGATGGATGGATATCAGTTTATAAGCAAACTGCGCGAAACCAGCGATCTTCCGGTGATTATGATCACAGCAAAACAGCATGAAAGCGACGTGGTCAAAGGCTTTGAACTGGGCGCTGATGATTATATTACCAAGCCTTTTAAAATGAGTGAGCTTCTGGTCAGGACAAAGGCGGTATTAAAAAGAACATCCGGCGGTTTTACGCAAAATCCGCGTTTAAAAGTGGCCAATATCGTTTTAGATACTTCCTCTAAAGAACTTAGGATAGACGATAAGCTGATTGAACTCACTCAGGCCGAACTGGCGCTATTTGAACTGCTGATGAAGTCAGTAGAGCACACCGTATCGAAAGCCGATATCTGCACCCACCTGATTAACGAAGGCTATAGCGGCTCTGAATCAACGCTTAAAATCCATATTCGTAACCTGAGAAATAAGCTTGAACCCATGATAAAAGAACAGGTAGAGATAGAGTCCGTATTTGGCGTCGGTTACAGGCTAAGGAAAGTAAATTAATGCGAATACCAATACGCAATAAGCTGATTGCTACCTATCTGTTTATCAGCCTGCTCACGGCCTCTCTGATTTACGCGCTGACTTACTTTACTTCTGAGCAGCGTGTTAAAGCGCTGGCTCAGGACTATCAGCTGAATGAAATGCGTCAGGAGGTTTATCACTGGTACGCAGCCGAGCACCAATGGGAAGGCTTTCCCGAGTATTTCAAAACTCTGCATCCACCACCGTCAAAACCACCGGAGAGCAAGCCGGTTCCAGCCATGCCAGGCTCGAAGGTACATGGCCTTGTCACTCATGAGAATATTGCACTGTTAAAATACCTTCAGTTTCAGCCTGGTGACACAATACCCAAAGCCTACCTGGCTAACGCGACACCGGTAAAATATAAAGGTGAAACCATCGCCTGGATAATTCCGCCAGATGTGATGGGAATTAGTCTGAACTCCGAAATGCAAGTGTTCTTTGACAATATCCTTGAAGTACTGTTTATCTCAATCTGTATCGGCGTTCTGGTTTCTCTGTTTATGGGGGCTCTCCTGGCCCGAATTTTACTCAAACCGGTTGAACTACTAACCAGAGCCAGTTCCGCCATCGCCAAAGGCAAACTTGAACAGACAATCCCCACATACAGCGATAACGAGATTGGCGATCTTGCCCGCTCTTTTAACAAAATGAGTCAGGATCTGGTCGTTGCGGATAAACAACGCCGCCAGTTAACGGCCGACATCACCCATGATCTCGGAACCCCGGTTCAGGTTATCTCAGGCTATATTGAAATGGCTCAGGACGGAGAAATGGAGCTGAACTCAGGCAGCATAGACACCATTGCTGATGAACTTGAACATATAAAACGACTGATTAAGGATATGAGCCTTTTAGCTGAAACTGATGCTAAAACTCTGTCATTGCAGATGGAAGAGACCAGGATAAACCCTGTCCTTGAAAGAGTTAAGAGGCTGTTTACTCAGCCCTGTGACGAAAAACAGATAACACTGAATCTGAACTGCGCCGATCCTTTACCGCTTTTAAACCTTGATGAGCAAAGAGTGGTTCAGGTGCTTGGCAACTTAATCAGCAATGCTCTGCGTTACACTCCGCAAGGCGGCACAATTACTCTTACGTCTGAGTTAAAAGATAACCGCGTAATAGTCCGGGTAACGGATAGCGGTAGCGGAATAAACCCTGAAGATCTTCCGTACATTTTTGACCGTTTCTACCGTTCAGACAGCTCTCGCGGTGCTTCAGGCAAAATGGGACTCGGGCTCAGCATCTCTAAAGGAATCATCGAAATGCAGGGCGGAACCATTTATGCCGAATCAGACGGCATAAACGGAAGTCAGTTTATTATTAGCTTTCCGCCCGGCAGATTAGACCACGGATAAAGTTACAGCAATGTTATATTTCATAATTATGCATTGCGCATATGTTAGTTAAAACTTAACATTCATGTTAATCATTCGCCTGGCGGCGTTGGTTGGCTAAAAAACAAAATATACAGAAAATATGCAGCATATAAATGTAGCTTATGCCCCCAGGGCCGCATCAAAAGCGGCCCTTTTTTTTGCTTTCAGCCACTACAGGCTAAGCCACTACTAAACCAATCACTAATACACATAATCTAAGATAAGATTGATCTATCTACTTTAACTCTGGTAATTATTCTGCAATAACCGAAGTTTATAAGAACAAATTGAATAAGTGAGCCGATATGCCTCTACCACATCTTTACTATCTGGAGCGATACCGCAACAAAGGAACCAGAACCTACAGCAGTCACTCTTCCTATACCGAAGCATCGGTAAATTATCGCCCTGATTCTGATGAGCAGAAATTCGCATTGCCTTTATACAGAATTCCGCGAGACAGTGTGAATATTTACCTGGCAAATCCTCCTAAGGCGTTGCAGGGCAAATACCTGTCTGAAAACCACGTTAACTTTTGTGTCCACCCTCAGCTTCTGGAAGACACTTTTTCTGAACCATACCTTCAGTCCTGTATTTCTGAAAATACAGCTGAGCGGATAGACGTTATCCCCAGCTCTTCGACGCGGACTCTTTTTGTACCTGACAGAGCAGCTCATCATGCGGTAAAGGTTCACTTTCCCTTTAAAGTCTCACGTTATACGCGAAAAATGCGCGATGAGGTTGTTGAGCAGGCGATCAATGTTTCTCTGGAACTGGAGCAAAACATCGACAAAATGGGGGAAGATTTCTCCTTCCTGCGTGAAGTCATCGGCATCAGTTTTAAAGATCAGGCACCCGGTGAAGAGCGTGGTGAAAACTGGGGCTTTGTTGTCCGGGATATGACACCGTTCCCTGTAACAGACGAGCCTCGCTCACTGGTTCCGGGCTTTGCTCTTTATGGCGAAGACTACTTCAATGCAGAAACGACTCCCCTGCTCTACGATCTTATAGGCACAGAAGATCCAAAACAGTTTGTTCTGGATAAAATTATGCTTCCCATTGTCCGGCACTGGGTGGACTGCTTCCGCCATTTCGGCTACCTGATAGAGCCTCACGGCCAGAATGTTCTCATCGAAATTAACGAGCAGAACCAGGTTGAGCGTATTGTCCACAGAGATCTGAGCGTTGGAATTGATATGCGCCGCAGAAGGGATATGGGGCTTTCCAGTGAAGGATTAAACAACTACAACCGGATGGAGCAAAGCGCCTTCCACAGCATTGCCTATGACCGTTTTATGGGTAACCATTTCTTTACCCGTCTGGTTGAATGCTGTATTGCGCAGTATCCACACCTGACAAAAGAAGATTTTACCCAGCCGTGCCAGCAGGCGTTTGCCCAAAGGCTACCGGAATACAGAGACTACTTCCCGCGCAATATCTGGTATTTCAGCGAAGAGCGGGACAAATACAATAAACCTCTTTATGAAGATACAGGCACCACGCCTGAGTGGCGCCCGGCCGACTAACTGTAGGAAAGTAATAAAGTTTCATACTAATTACTACTACCAAGTCTGAATAGAGCTACAACTGAGAATTAGAGTAACACATAAAGTATCATACTGGTTGTAGCTCACTTTTGGACAGAAGTGAGTTAACGTAAATGCTCTACAATCCCGCTTTCAGATAACTACTCGTATCCCAAAACGCAATCAGGCACCGCTTACCGCAGTGCCTGAGATGGAAGGTTCTGGACAGAGATGTGCATAAGAGGCCAGCAGTACTTTACGAAATCATACGATTTAATCGTATAAGTATTCAGAACAACATCGTCCACATCCCATCGCTCTGTATCTGTAGTGTTACAAACGTGTACATTAGCGCCATTTCTTGGAAGCAGCATGTTATCACCATGTATTAAAGCATGATTTTTTGTTTACGCAAACGCGCATTGTGATTCAGCGCACCCTGCTCAAGCTTCTTTATTGATAAAAGAGTATATATACTAACCGTGTCATATTCGCTTGCTAAATATTCCATTCGGAGATAACACAAAAATGAAAAAGCTTGGTTTCAAAAACTCGCTGGTATTGTCAGTAAGTTTGTTGATAGTGGTTTGTTTGTTAGGCAGTAACATCTATTCCTATAAAACTTTAAAAAATAGGGTGATTGAAGATGTAGACCAGATTGCAATCGCAGCAGCAACTTCAGAGGCTGTAAAGCTGCAAGATTGGTTTGCAACTAAGTTTAAGGCTGTTGATAGCCTGGCTAAACATTACAAACCAGGTTCAGATGCGCAGCAGTATGTTGAGTTAACCAAATTTTCGAAAGACACCTCTGATTTAACGACTGTTCTTATTGCATTAGATGACGGTCGCTCATTCTCAACTATTTCAGGCCCATCCTGGAAAGACGGCGTGGCAATTATTGATAAGTATGATGCAAGGCAAAGTCCTTGGTATATGCAAGGGAAAAGAGCTAATAGAGAAATTGATTTAACCGAAGTCTATAACGATGCATTTTCAGGTAAGCCGCTTGTCTCGATAGTGAAAGCGATAAATGGCGGTGTTGTATTGGGTGGCATTGACATTAGCATTATTGACGATTCGATTAACGCATTTAAGTACCCTGGGGCAATCACTGGGATCCTGGATGAAAACGGCCGAGCTCTTGCTACTAATGCAACAGACTGGCCACTCGGCTCCACATTTGCAGAACTTGGTGTGCCTGAAATTGGTGTACAAATGAATGCAGCTAAAAGCAATAGGTTT
This genomic stretch from Vibrio sp. JC009 harbors:
- a CDS encoding bifunctional diguanylate cyclase/phosphodiesterase, giving the protein MQGNLFNTELSKKPLFGFVASLMLCLSIQLITSFYPTWVERFSDYVSTIYTFKFEGLTAANYKATMLLLMNLGLDFVATATGVISFVFAAKVYTDARISNQRSEVLKKIIDAMPEPVLVKNWNGRIEYCNKALATKYGARPIELNGKEEFQLLASEESKDEYLSKLRNIINGGSTQTSFTEQLDGDSGETLHFHSVKIPIRDANDKKNLLVIDNDVTELVRLKNDADRNRQRLKSALDVSKEGLWEWNTVSNEMFHNEEWQNITGMTIKDFSYPEFFESVLEQDRPLVLEAVKDLLDGRIYDIEYRIRRPDRKVIWVWDRAKVVERNNEGKATWIVGLMQDITTQVINQEQVERLAYFDSLTGLPNRRTMEIKLSEIAQNSSTDLNYGAVLFLDLDRFKNINDSYGHQMGDNLLLEISRRLTDIQNIQNTVYRFGGDEFVVIIEYVSPQCDKAALMAQLFADEIHKQLSMTIALTTNEITIDYHNTVSIGGIIYRTDDVNPEKLLQLADLALYRVKQGGKNAAKVFDLEQQQELDNESVIQKSIRNSIRDEDFRIFVQPKYNSSNKIIGAEALVRWYHPDKGVISPIQFIDIAEESNLILPLGESIIRQSCALLKSWQAAPHTRNLSLSVNISAKQLWQREFEKDLISIVESYGIDPAYLVLEITESVLLQDVEDTVRKLNKLRSHGFRVSLDDFGTGYSSLSYLKNLPIDELKIDQSFVRDIHVDKSSVLMVKSIIDLGKNFEIQVVSEGVETEEQFNLLRLFGVHIYQGYYLSKPISLLDFENLLLKDVPSAEDIKDLM
- a CDS encoding response regulator transcription factor, producing MTQSILVVDDKLNVQKLISDFLTSKGYQVNCASNGRDALLQLKKQTPDLILLDVMMPQMDGYQFISKLRETSDLPVIMITAKQHESDVVKGFELGADDYITKPFKMSELLVRTKAVLKRTSGGFTQNPRLKVANIVLDTSSKELRIDDKLIELTQAELALFELLMKSVEHTVSKADICTHLINEGYSGSESTLKIHIRNLRNKLEPMIKEQVEIESVFGVGYRLRKVN
- a CDS encoding HAMP domain-containing sensor histidine kinase, with amino-acid sequence MRIPIRNKLIATYLFISLLTASLIYALTYFTSEQRVKALAQDYQLNEMRQEVYHWYAAEHQWEGFPEYFKTLHPPPSKPPESKPVPAMPGSKVHGLVTHENIALLKYLQFQPGDTIPKAYLANATPVKYKGETIAWIIPPDVMGISLNSEMQVFFDNILEVLFISICIGVLVSLFMGALLARILLKPVELLTRASSAIAKGKLEQTIPTYSDNEIGDLARSFNKMSQDLVVADKQRRQLTADITHDLGTPVQVISGYIEMAQDGEMELNSGSIDTIADELEHIKRLIKDMSLLAETDAKTLSLQMEETRINPVLERVKRLFTQPCDEKQITLNLNCADPLPLLNLDEQRVVQVLGNLISNALRYTPQGGTITLTSELKDNRVIVRVTDSGSGINPEDLPYIFDRFYRSDSSRGASGKMGLGLSISKGIIEMQGGTIYAESDGINGSQFIISFPPGRLDHG
- a CDS encoding IucA/IucC family protein; this encodes MPLPHLYYLERYRNKGTRTYSSHSSYTEASVNYRPDSDEQKFALPLYRIPRDSVNIYLANPPKALQGKYLSENHVNFCVHPQLLEDTFSEPYLQSCISENTAERIDVIPSSSTRTLFVPDRAAHHAVKVHFPFKVSRYTRKMRDEVVEQAINVSLELEQNIDKMGEDFSFLREVIGISFKDQAPGEERGENWGFVVRDMTPFPVTDEPRSLVPGFALYGEDYFNAETTPLLYDLIGTEDPKQFVLDKIMLPIVRHWVDCFRHFGYLIEPHGQNVLIEINEQNQVERIVHRDLSVGIDMRRRRDMGLSSEGLNNYNRMEQSAFHSIAYDRFMGNHFFTRLVECCIAQYPHLTKEDFTQPCQQAFAQRLPEYRDYFPRNIWYFSEERDKYNKPLYEDTGTTPEWRPAD